Proteins co-encoded in one Candidatus Thiodictyon syntrophicum genomic window:
- a CDS encoding type II toxin-antitoxin system VapC family toxin: MLLDTHALLWFLLDDPKLSRVARDVIANAQHRPEVSPASYWEIAIKISLGKYELREPLGAFMDRELADNDIRILPILPRHAAALTDLPFHHRDPFDRLIIAQAMVEGIPVVSTDPLFDPYPVRRIWERRIS; the protein is encoded by the coding sequence GTGCTTCTCGACACCCATGCGCTGCTGTGGTTCCTGCTGGACGACCCCAAGCTGTCGCGGGTCGCCCGGGATGTGATTGCGAACGCGCAGCACCGCCCGGAGGTCAGTCCGGCCTCTTACTGGGAGATCGCCATCAAGATCAGTCTCGGGAAGTACGAACTGCGGGAACCCCTTGGGGCCTTCATGGATCGCGAGCTGGCAGACAACGATATCCGCATTCTGCCGATTCTCCCGCGGCACGCCGCGGCGCTGACCGACCTTCCGTTTCACCACCGCGATCCATTCGACCGCCTGATCATCGCCCAAGCCATGGTCGAAGGTATTCCTGTGGTCAGCACTGATCCCTTGTTTGATCCATATCCGGTGCGCCGGATATGGGAGCGGCGGATATCATGA
- a CDS encoding type II toxin-antitoxin system Phd/YefM family antitoxin, with product MRVSLNEAQARLPELVKGLASGDEVLITDGDEPVARLVSQGCRTDRTRQPGSAKGKLRILVDDDAHLDDFRDYVP from the coding sequence ATGAGAGTGTCATTGAACGAGGCGCAGGCCCGACTCCCAGAGTTGGTGAAAGGGCTCGCGAGCGGCGACGAGGTGCTGATCACCGACGGCGACGAGCCGGTCGCGCGACTGGTCAGCCAGGGTTGCAGGACGGACCGCACGCGCCAGCCCGGGAGCGCTAAGGGTAAGCTGCGCATCCTGGTCGATGACGATGCACATCTGGACGACTTCAGGGACTACGTGCCTTGA
- a CDS encoding phospholipase D-like domain-containing protein → METTAHFEHITQEIARRLNAATQEIVVAVAWFTDRDLFDVLCRQAGRGLKVRLAVLHDRINVGVGRLNFERLKDIGGEVFLIPAGDDRDPIMHHKFCVIDRATVIRSSATSCCSTSGRPSPPNWRSSAPREPRPVSNPCSPPCKAATPPRPWPGSPTTSSARRP, encoded by the coding sequence ATGGAAACGACGGCCCATTTCGAGCACATCACGCAAGAGATCGCCCGGCGGCTGAACGCGGCGACGCAGGAAATCGTCGTCGCGGTCGCCTGGTTCACCGACCGGGACCTGTTCGACGTGCTGTGCCGACAGGCCGGGCGGGGCCTCAAGGTGCGCCTCGCGGTCCTGCACGACCGGATCAACGTCGGCGTCGGCCGGCTCAACTTCGAGCGACTCAAGGACATCGGCGGCGAGGTCTTCCTGATCCCCGCGGGCGACGACCGCGACCCGATCATGCACCACAAGTTCTGTGTCATCGACCGCGCCACCGTCATCAGATCGTCCGCAACCTCCTGTTGCTCGACGAGTGGGAGACCCTCGCCCCCCAACTGGAGAAGCTCCGCCCCGCGGGAGCCGCGGCCCGTCTCGAACCCCTGTTCACCGCCCTGCAAGGCCGCGACACCACCACGGCCGTGGCCTGGATCGCCGACTACCTCCAGCGCGCGACGGCCCTGA